In Meles meles chromosome 14, mMelMel3.1 paternal haplotype, whole genome shotgun sequence, a single window of DNA contains:
- the CYSLTR2 gene encoding cysteinyl leukotriene receptor 2 isoform X1 produces the protein MFLRKNEGIERRHFTCLSRPYVPRNVHKKSEGLLIRMERKLMSLPPSTSLPEMEPNGTFTSNNSNENCTIENFKKDFYPTVYLIIFIWGTLGNGFSIYVFLQSYKKSTSVNVFMLNLAISDFLFTSTLPFRADYYLRGSNWIFGDLACRIMSYSLYVNMYSSIYFLTVLSIVRFLATVHPFRRLHVTSTRSAWTLCGIIWFLIMSSSAVLLNNGSERNGSVTLCLELNMRKIFKLQTMNYIALVMGFLLPFCMLNICYLLIIRALLKVKVPELGVRVSHKKALITIIIALIIFLLCFLPYHVLRTLHLLAWEAGVCRDELHKAVVITLALAAANTCLNPLLYYFAGENFKDRLRATLRKDHLQKTKCSVPVCIWLKKETQV, from the exons ATGTTTTTAAGGAAGAATGAAGGAATAGAGAGGAG aCATTTCACCTGCTTATCTAGACCATATGTTCCTAGAAATGTGCACAAAAAGAGTGAGGGACTCTTGATCAG GATGGAGAGAAAACTTATGTCCTTGCCTCCATCCACCTCCCTACCAGAAATGGAACCCAATGGCACCTTCACCAGTAACAACAGCAATGAGAACTGTACAATTGAAAacttcaaaaaagatttttaccCTACCGTGTACCTGATAATATTTATCTGGGGAACCTTGGGAAATGGCTTTTCCATATACGTTTTCCTGCAGTCTTATAAGAAGTCCACGTCTGTGAATGTTTTCATGCTAAACCTGGCCATTTCAGATTTCTTATTCACAAGTACACTACCCTTCAGAGCTGACTATTACCTCAGAGGCTCCAATTGGATATTTGGGGACCTGGCCTGCAGGATTATGTCTTATTCTCTGTATGTCAACATGTACAGCAGCATTTATTTCCTGACTGTGCTGAGCATCGTGCGTTTCCTGGCAACCGTTCACCCCTTCCGGCGCCTCCACGTCACCAGCACCAGGAGTGCCTGGACTCTGTGTGGGATCATATGGTTCCTTATCATGTCTTCCTCAGCAGTGCTTCTGAACAATGGCTCTGAGCGGAATGGCAGTGTCACATTATGCTTAGAGCTGAATATGCGTAAAATTTTTAAACTGCAGACCATGAACTACATTGCCTTGGTGATGGGCTTCCTGCTGCCATTCTGCATGCTCAACATTTGTTACCTGCTGATCATTCGAGCTCTGTTAAAGGTGAAGGTCCCAGAATTGGGCGTGCGGGTTTCTCACAAGAAGGCtcttatcaccatcatcattgcCTTGATCATCTTCCTCCTGTGTTTCCTGCCCTATCACGTACTGAGAACCCTCCACCTGCTTGCATGGGAAGCGGGTGTATGCAGAGACGAGCTGCATAAAGCTGTGGTCATCACACTGGCCTTGGCAGCAGCCAATACCTGCCTCAATCCTTTGCTCTATTACTTTGCTGGGGAAAATTTTAAGGACAGACTAAGGGCTACGCTCAGAAAAGATCACCTACAGAAGACAAAGTGCAGCGTTCCTGTCTGCATctggttgaaaaaggaaacacaagttTAA
- the CYSLTR2 gene encoding cysteinyl leukotriene receptor 2 isoform X2 — MERKLMSLPPSTSLPEMEPNGTFTSNNSNENCTIENFKKDFYPTVYLIIFIWGTLGNGFSIYVFLQSYKKSTSVNVFMLNLAISDFLFTSTLPFRADYYLRGSNWIFGDLACRIMSYSLYVNMYSSIYFLTVLSIVRFLATVHPFRRLHVTSTRSAWTLCGIIWFLIMSSSAVLLNNGSERNGSVTLCLELNMRKIFKLQTMNYIALVMGFLLPFCMLNICYLLIIRALLKVKVPELGVRVSHKKALITIIIALIIFLLCFLPYHVLRTLHLLAWEAGVCRDELHKAVVITLALAAANTCLNPLLYYFAGENFKDRLRATLRKDHLQKTKCSVPVCIWLKKETQV; from the coding sequence ATGGAGAGAAAACTTATGTCCTTGCCTCCATCCACCTCCCTACCAGAAATGGAACCCAATGGCACCTTCACCAGTAACAACAGCAATGAGAACTGTACAATTGAAAacttcaaaaaagatttttaccCTACCGTGTACCTGATAATATTTATCTGGGGAACCTTGGGAAATGGCTTTTCCATATACGTTTTCCTGCAGTCTTATAAGAAGTCCACGTCTGTGAATGTTTTCATGCTAAACCTGGCCATTTCAGATTTCTTATTCACAAGTACACTACCCTTCAGAGCTGACTATTACCTCAGAGGCTCCAATTGGATATTTGGGGACCTGGCCTGCAGGATTATGTCTTATTCTCTGTATGTCAACATGTACAGCAGCATTTATTTCCTGACTGTGCTGAGCATCGTGCGTTTCCTGGCAACCGTTCACCCCTTCCGGCGCCTCCACGTCACCAGCACCAGGAGTGCCTGGACTCTGTGTGGGATCATATGGTTCCTTATCATGTCTTCCTCAGCAGTGCTTCTGAACAATGGCTCTGAGCGGAATGGCAGTGTCACATTATGCTTAGAGCTGAATATGCGTAAAATTTTTAAACTGCAGACCATGAACTACATTGCCTTGGTGATGGGCTTCCTGCTGCCATTCTGCATGCTCAACATTTGTTACCTGCTGATCATTCGAGCTCTGTTAAAGGTGAAGGTCCCAGAATTGGGCGTGCGGGTTTCTCACAAGAAGGCtcttatcaccatcatcattgcCTTGATCATCTTCCTCCTGTGTTTCCTGCCCTATCACGTACTGAGAACCCTCCACCTGCTTGCATGGGAAGCGGGTGTATGCAGAGACGAGCTGCATAAAGCTGTGGTCATCACACTGGCCTTGGCAGCAGCCAATACCTGCCTCAATCCTTTGCTCTATTACTTTGCTGGGGAAAATTTTAAGGACAGACTAAGGGCTACGCTCAGAAAAGATCACCTACAGAAGACAAAGTGCAGCGTTCCTGTCTGCATctggttgaaaaaggaaacacaagttTAA